Proteins encoded together in one Lathyrus oleraceus cultivar Zhongwan6 chromosome 5, CAAS_Psat_ZW6_1.0, whole genome shotgun sequence window:
- the LOC127086691 gene encoding WAT1-related protein At5g64700, giving the protein MGEQLGPYLAMFFVQLIYSGMTLLSKSVFNGGMTTSVFVFYRQFIGAIIMVALSLIFERKQSVPVTYSFLAIFKIFMLSLLGLTLALNVHGIALAYTSAMLAAAIVNCLPASTFFFAVLLRVEKVNLRTKSGIVKIGSVLLCMGGASILAFYKGPQLHIVHHHRDDRQHKDHFSYNNKWILGSLLLFLSTTMWSLWLVLQSQLLKSYPSKLTFMSIQSVSSAIQSFGIAIAFERDFEQWKLGWNMRLLAVLYCGILVTAVSYYLQALVIEKKGPVFPATWNPLSFIIATVGSVILLDEPLFLGSVLGGILLVLSLYSVLWAKSKEGISHNHNSLPIQPYKECAEIKTEIPCSKPPQ; this is encoded by the exons ATGGGTGAACAATTAGGTCCATATTTAGCAATGTTTTTTGTACAATTAATATATTCTGGGATGACTTTACTGTCCAAATCAGTGTTTAACGGAGGAATGACAACATCTGTGTTTGTTTTTTATAGACAATTCATTGGAGCCATTATCATGGTTGCTTTATCTTTGATATTTGAACG AAAACAATCCGTGCCAGTGACGTATTCGTTTCTGGCTATCTTCAAGATTTTCATGCTGTCATTATTGGG ACTTACTTTAGCTTTGAATGTTCATGGTATTGCTCTTGCTTATACTTCTGCTATGTTGGCTGCTGCAATAGTTAACTGTCTTCCTGCTTCTACATTCTTCTTCGCCGTTCTCCTCAG AGTAGAGAAAGTAAATTTAAGGACAAAATCTGGAATTGTAAAGATAGGAAGTGTATTATTGTGCATGGGAGGTGCATCGATATTGGCGTTTTACAAGGGGCCTCAACTACATATTGTTCATCATCATCGCGACGATCGACAACATAAAGATCATTTTTCGTATAATAATAAATGGATCTTGGGTTCTTTACTCTTGTTCCTATCCACTACCATGTGGAGCTTGTGGCTTGTACTTCAG TCTCAGTTACTTAAAAGTTACCCTTCAAAGCTAACATTCATGAGCATTCAGAGTGTATCAAGTGCAATTCAGTCATTTGGCATTGCCATTGCTTTTGAAAGAGATTTTGAGCAGTGGAAGTTGGGTTGGAACATGAGACTGTTAGCAGTTCTTTATTGT GGGATACTAGTGACTGCAGTTTCATACTATTTGCAAGCATTAGTGATTGAGAAGAAAGGACCAGTTTTTCCAGCAACTTGGAACCCACTCAGTTTTATTATTGCCACCGTTGGTTCTGTGATCCTATTGGACGAGCCACTATTTTTGGGCAG TGTTTTGGGTGGAATTTTGCTGGTTTTAAGTTTGTACAGTGTTTTATGGGCAAAAAGCAAAGAAGGAATCAGTCATAATCACAATTCTTTACCTATTCAACCATATAAAGAATGTGCAGAAATAAAAACAGAGATCCCATGTAGCAAACCACCCCAATGA